A stretch of Deinococcus roseus DNA encodes these proteins:
- a CDS encoding response regulator transcription factor: protein MRLLLVEDEFSIARPLIRALEAQGHLVKHGPDLKTARQLLLEFEPDLMLLDVRLPESPDGGFILAREARKAGYTGPILFMTARDALEDRVMGLDEGGDDYVVKPFELPELLARVRALLRRVHEVRTSVIQQGGLEMDLGKRSVRWQGTLVELSSREYALLERFMMSPSRVYRSEELVDLVWGDEASDPGVVKVYVHHLRSKLAPQVVKTVSGGYRLGLEEA, encoded by the coding sequence TTGCGCCTGCTTCTGGTTGAAGATGAATTCAGCATTGCCCGCCCCCTGATCCGTGCCCTGGAAGCCCAGGGCCATCTGGTCAAGCATGGCCCGGACCTTAAAACCGCTCGCCAGTTGTTGCTGGAATTCGAGCCGGATTTGATGCTGCTGGATGTGCGCCTGCCCGAAAGCCCGGATGGGGGGTTCATCCTGGCCCGCGAAGCCCGCAAAGCCGGATACACAGGTCCCATCCTGTTCATGACTGCGCGGGATGCACTGGAAGACCGGGTGATGGGCCTGGATGAAGGCGGAGACGATTATGTGGTCAAACCCTTCGAGTTGCCAGAGTTGCTGGCGCGCGTGCGGGCGTTGCTGCGGCGCGTGCATGAGGTGCGCACCAGCGTGATCCAGCAAGGGGGGCTGGAAATGGACCTGGGCAAACGCAGCGTGCGCTGGCAGGGCACCCTGGTGGAACTGTCCAGCCGGGAATACGCTTTGCTGGAACGCTTCATGATGTCTCCTTCCCGGGTGTACCGTTCTGAAGAACTGGTGGATCTGGTGTGGGGAGATGAAGCCTCCGATCCGGGCGTGGTGAAAGTGTACGTGCATCATTTGCGCAGCAAACTGGCCCCCCAGGTGGTCAAAACCGTTTCTGGAGGGTACCGTCTGGGGCTGGAGGAAGCGTGA